One region of Paralichthys olivaceus isolate ysfri-2021 chromosome 12, ASM2471397v2, whole genome shotgun sequence genomic DNA includes:
- the peli2 gene encoding E3 ubiquitin-protein ligase pellino homolog 2 isoform X1 — translation MFSSSQEEHCAPSKDPVKYGELVVLGYNGSLPNGDRGRRKSRFALYRRTKANGVKPSTVHILNTPQASKAVNCKGQHSISYTLSRNQTVVVEYCHDKDTDMFQIGRSTESPIDFVVTDTVAGGQEGEETPITQSTISRFACRVVCERIPPFTARIYAAGFDSSKNIFLGEKAAKWKNPDGHMDGLTTNGVLVMHPRGGFTEESKPGVWREISVCGDVYTLRETRSAQTPGKLVENESNILQDGSLVDLCGATLLWRTAEGLFHTPTQKHLEALRQEINAARPQCPVGLNTLAFPSMQRSRALSSLEDKQPWVYLACGHVHGYHNWGHRSEHEPNTQRECPMCRVVGPYVPLWLGCEPAFYVDTGAPTHAFVPCGHVCSEKSVKYWAEIPLPHGTHAFHAACPFCATQLSLTQGCSKLIFQGPVD, via the exons GTACAATGGCTCTCTGCCCAATGGAGATCGGGGTCGACGGAAAAGCAGATTTGCGCTATACAGGAGGACCAAAGCCAACGGTGTTAAGCCGAGCACTGTGCACATCCTCAACACACCCCAGGCCAGTAAG gCTGTGAACTGTAAAGGCCAACACAGCATCTCCTACACACTGTCCAGGAACCAGACAGTAGTGGTGGAGTACTGCCATGATAAAGACACAGACATGTTTCAG aTTGGGCGTTCCACAGAGAGCCCCATAGACTTTGTGGTGACTGACACAGTAGCAGGAGgccaggagggagaggagactCCCATCACACAGAGCACCATCTCCCGTTTCGCCTGCCGAGTCGTCTGTGAGCGCATCCCTCCCTTCACTGCCCGCATCTATGCAGCCGGGTTTGACTCCTCCAAAAACATCTTCCTTGGG GAGAAAGCTGCTAAATGGAAAAACCCTGACGGTCACATGGACGGCCTAACAACCAATGGTGTGCTAGTAATGCACCCCAGGGGTGGATTCACTGAAGAGTCCAAACCCGGCGTATGGAGAGAGATCTCTGTTTGTGGAGACGTTtacacactgagagagaccCGCTCAGCACAGACCCCCGGCAAACTG GTGGAGAATGAGAGTAATATACTGCAGGACGGCTCCCTGGTGGATCTATGTGGAGCTACTTTGCTGTGGCGTACAGCTGAAGGCCTCTTCCACACTCCCACCCAAAAACACCTGGAGGCTCTCAGGCAGGAGATCAACGCAGCACGGCCCCAGTGTCCTGTAGGCCTCAACACACTCGCCTTCCCCAGCATGCAGCGCAGCCGTGCCCTCTCCTCCCTGGAGGACAAGCAGCCTTGGGTGTATTTGGCATGTGGCCACGTGCACGGTTACCACAACTGGGGCCACCGCTCAGAGCACGAGCCCAACACCCAGCGGGAGTGCCCCATGTGCCGGGTGGTGGGGCCGTATGTACCACTGTGGCTGGGCTGCGAGCCGGCCTTCTACGTGGACACAGGTGCCCCCACGCATGCCTTCGTACCCTGTGGACACGTGTGTTCAGAGAAGTCCGTCAAGTACTGGGCGGAGATCCCTCTGCCTCACGGCACCCATGCTTTCCACGCCGCCTGCCCCTTCTGTGCCACACAGCTCAGCCTCACTCAGGGCTGCTCCAAGCTAATCTTCCAGGGCCCGGTGGACTGA
- the peli2 gene encoding E3 ubiquitin-protein ligase pellino homolog 2 isoform X2, whose translation MFSSSQEEHCAPSKDPVKYGELVVLGYNGSLPNGDRGRRKSRFALYRRTKANGVKPSTVHILNTPQAVNCKGQHSISYTLSRNQTVVVEYCHDKDTDMFQIGRSTESPIDFVVTDTVAGGQEGEETPITQSTISRFACRVVCERIPPFTARIYAAGFDSSKNIFLGEKAAKWKNPDGHMDGLTTNGVLVMHPRGGFTEESKPGVWREISVCGDVYTLRETRSAQTPGKLVENESNILQDGSLVDLCGATLLWRTAEGLFHTPTQKHLEALRQEINAARPQCPVGLNTLAFPSMQRSRALSSLEDKQPWVYLACGHVHGYHNWGHRSEHEPNTQRECPMCRVVGPYVPLWLGCEPAFYVDTGAPTHAFVPCGHVCSEKSVKYWAEIPLPHGTHAFHAACPFCATQLSLTQGCSKLIFQGPVD comes from the exons GTACAATGGCTCTCTGCCCAATGGAGATCGGGGTCGACGGAAAAGCAGATTTGCGCTATACAGGAGGACCAAAGCCAACGGTGTTAAGCCGAGCACTGTGCACATCCTCAACACACCCCAG gCTGTGAACTGTAAAGGCCAACACAGCATCTCCTACACACTGTCCAGGAACCAGACAGTAGTGGTGGAGTACTGCCATGATAAAGACACAGACATGTTTCAG aTTGGGCGTTCCACAGAGAGCCCCATAGACTTTGTGGTGACTGACACAGTAGCAGGAGgccaggagggagaggagactCCCATCACACAGAGCACCATCTCCCGTTTCGCCTGCCGAGTCGTCTGTGAGCGCATCCCTCCCTTCACTGCCCGCATCTATGCAGCCGGGTTTGACTCCTCCAAAAACATCTTCCTTGGG GAGAAAGCTGCTAAATGGAAAAACCCTGACGGTCACATGGACGGCCTAACAACCAATGGTGTGCTAGTAATGCACCCCAGGGGTGGATTCACTGAAGAGTCCAAACCCGGCGTATGGAGAGAGATCTCTGTTTGTGGAGACGTTtacacactgagagagaccCGCTCAGCACAGACCCCCGGCAAACTG GTGGAGAATGAGAGTAATATACTGCAGGACGGCTCCCTGGTGGATCTATGTGGAGCTACTTTGCTGTGGCGTACAGCTGAAGGCCTCTTCCACACTCCCACCCAAAAACACCTGGAGGCTCTCAGGCAGGAGATCAACGCAGCACGGCCCCAGTGTCCTGTAGGCCTCAACACACTCGCCTTCCCCAGCATGCAGCGCAGCCGTGCCCTCTCCTCCCTGGAGGACAAGCAGCCTTGGGTGTATTTGGCATGTGGCCACGTGCACGGTTACCACAACTGGGGCCACCGCTCAGAGCACGAGCCCAACACCCAGCGGGAGTGCCCCATGTGCCGGGTGGTGGGGCCGTATGTACCACTGTGGCTGGGCTGCGAGCCGGCCTTCTACGTGGACACAGGTGCCCCCACGCATGCCTTCGTACCCTGTGGACACGTGTGTTCAGAGAAGTCCGTCAAGTACTGGGCGGAGATCCCTCTGCCTCACGGCACCCATGCTTTCCACGCCGCCTGCCCCTTCTGTGCCACACAGCTCAGCCTCACTCAGGGCTGCTCCAAGCTAATCTTCCAGGGCCCGGTGGACTGA
- the peli2 gene encoding E3 ubiquitin-protein ligase pellino homolog 2 isoform X3 yields MTAMTEIKNKQAVNCKGQHSISYTLSRNQTVVVEYCHDKDTDMFQIGRSTESPIDFVVTDTVAGGQEGEETPITQSTISRFACRVVCERIPPFTARIYAAGFDSSKNIFLGEKAAKWKNPDGHMDGLTTNGVLVMHPRGGFTEESKPGVWREISVCGDVYTLRETRSAQTPGKLVENESNILQDGSLVDLCGATLLWRTAEGLFHTPTQKHLEALRQEINAARPQCPVGLNTLAFPSMQRSRALSSLEDKQPWVYLACGHVHGYHNWGHRSEHEPNTQRECPMCRVVGPYVPLWLGCEPAFYVDTGAPTHAFVPCGHVCSEKSVKYWAEIPLPHGTHAFHAACPFCATQLSLTQGCSKLIFQGPVD; encoded by the exons ATGACCGCTATGacagagattaaaaataaacag gCTGTGAACTGTAAAGGCCAACACAGCATCTCCTACACACTGTCCAGGAACCAGACAGTAGTGGTGGAGTACTGCCATGATAAAGACACAGACATGTTTCAG aTTGGGCGTTCCACAGAGAGCCCCATAGACTTTGTGGTGACTGACACAGTAGCAGGAGgccaggagggagaggagactCCCATCACACAGAGCACCATCTCCCGTTTCGCCTGCCGAGTCGTCTGTGAGCGCATCCCTCCCTTCACTGCCCGCATCTATGCAGCCGGGTTTGACTCCTCCAAAAACATCTTCCTTGGG GAGAAAGCTGCTAAATGGAAAAACCCTGACGGTCACATGGACGGCCTAACAACCAATGGTGTGCTAGTAATGCACCCCAGGGGTGGATTCACTGAAGAGTCCAAACCCGGCGTATGGAGAGAGATCTCTGTTTGTGGAGACGTTtacacactgagagagaccCGCTCAGCACAGACCCCCGGCAAACTG GTGGAGAATGAGAGTAATATACTGCAGGACGGCTCCCTGGTGGATCTATGTGGAGCTACTTTGCTGTGGCGTACAGCTGAAGGCCTCTTCCACACTCCCACCCAAAAACACCTGGAGGCTCTCAGGCAGGAGATCAACGCAGCACGGCCCCAGTGTCCTGTAGGCCTCAACACACTCGCCTTCCCCAGCATGCAGCGCAGCCGTGCCCTCTCCTCCCTGGAGGACAAGCAGCCTTGGGTGTATTTGGCATGTGGCCACGTGCACGGTTACCACAACTGGGGCCACCGCTCAGAGCACGAGCCCAACACCCAGCGGGAGTGCCCCATGTGCCGGGTGGTGGGGCCGTATGTACCACTGTGGCTGGGCTGCGAGCCGGCCTTCTACGTGGACACAGGTGCCCCCACGCATGCCTTCGTACCCTGTGGACACGTGTGTTCAGAGAAGTCCGTCAAGTACTGGGCGGAGATCCCTCTGCCTCACGGCACCCATGCTTTCCACGCCGCCTGCCCCTTCTGTGCCACACAGCTCAGCCTCACTCAGGGCTGCTCCAAGCTAATCTTCCAGGGCCCGGTGGACTGA